A portion of the Pedobacter cryoconitis genome contains these proteins:
- a CDS encoding endonuclease/exonuclease/phosphatase family protein, with amino-acid sequence MHAFIITLSILLLSFTLLSIVKHDYWTFRIFDYPRLQKLVLSIICLLLIIFFYHGQLLYYWLLIGLVTLNIGYLFIQIVPFTPLGKKQVIRVTTAIPTQSLSIMIANVYQDNTNSKGCLQEIHKNDPDLVLLLETNQRWDTETRELENTYKFHVRIPLENTYGMLLYSKLELIASEILYLVEKDIPSIHTGVMLKNGMRIQLYALHPTPPVPNENPRSTERDQELLLTADLAQKCKDPVIVIGDMNDVAWSYTTELFLKMSGLLDPRRGRGFFNSFHAHYPIMRFPLDHAFISTDFKLKQIKRLANFDSDHFPIYIDLQYEKKASLQQEAMEPDAEDIAIAAEKKAYITSD; translated from the coding sequence ATGCACGCGTTTATTATCACATTATCAATTCTTCTGCTCTCTTTTACTTTACTATCAATTGTCAAACACGACTATTGGACTTTCCGGATTTTCGATTATCCAAGGTTGCAAAAGCTGGTACTTTCTATTATTTGTTTACTCCTGATTATCTTTTTTTACCATGGACAACTGCTGTATTATTGGTTGCTGATTGGTTTAGTCACGTTGAATATTGGCTATCTTTTTATACAAATTGTCCCCTTCACTCCGCTGGGGAAAAAGCAAGTAATCCGTGTAACAACAGCTATTCCAACGCAGAGTCTGAGTATTATGATTGCTAATGTTTATCAGGACAATACCAATTCAAAGGGCTGTCTGCAGGAAATACATAAAAATGACCCTGACCTTGTCCTGCTATTAGAGACTAACCAACGCTGGGATACCGAAACAAGGGAACTGGAAAACACCTATAAGTTCCATGTTCGCATACCACTGGAAAATACTTATGGCATGCTTTTGTATTCCAAACTGGAATTGATAGCGTCAGAAATTCTTTACCTCGTAGAAAAAGATATTCCGTCTATTCATACCGGTGTTATGCTTAAAAATGGAATGCGGATTCAGTTATATGCGTTACACCCAACTCCACCTGTACCTAATGAAAACCCAAGATCAACTGAAAGAGATCAGGAATTGCTGCTCACTGCAGATCTTGCGCAGAAATGTAAAGATCCCGTGATTGTTATTGGCGATATGAATGATGTAGCGTGGAGTTATACAACGGAGCTATTTTTAAAAATGAGTGGCTTGTTAGACCCAAGAAGAGGGAGAGGATTTTTCAATTCCTTTCATGCACATTATCCAATTATGCGTTTTCCACTAGACCATGCTTTTATCTCTACAGACTTTAAACTAAAGCAAATCAAACGCCTGGCAAATTTTGATTCCGATCATTTCCCAATTTATATCGATCTTCAATATGAGAAAAAGGCCTCCCTTCAACAAGAGGCAATGGAACCAGATGCTGAAGATATAGCGATTGCAGCAGAAAAGAAAGCATATATTACCAGTGATTAA